Genomic window (Prosthecochloris aestuarii DSM 271):
CGTGTTCAAGGTCCCTGGTGAAACCAATACGGACGATCTGTCTCCCGCAAGTGAAGCCTTTACCCGCAGCGATATTCCATTACATGCGCTCAGCATGCTTGGCTCAAAGATGGATGATCCTATCGGAACAATCGAATCCCTGAAAGAGCATGGCCATCCGATTGCGTTTGTCGGCGATGTCGTTGGTACCGGATCAAGCCGCAAGTCAGGCATCAACTCGGTTCAGTGGCACATTGGTGAAAACATTCCAGCTGTTCCCAATAAGCGTACCGGCGGGGTTGTTATCGGCGGGATTATTGCTCCGATCTTCTTCAATACTGCTGAAGATTCCGGCGCATTGCCGATTCAGGCCGATGTGAACGCCATGGAAACCGGAGATGTGATCGATCTGTATCCCTATGAAGGAAAGATTGAAAAGAACGGAGAGGTTATTGCCGAGTTCACCCTCGAACCAAATACACTGGCAGACGAGGTCAGGGCAGGGGGACGTATCCCGCTTATTATCGGTCGCACATTGACCCGCCAGGCACGCGAGGCCCTTGGCCTTGGTGAAGCAGATGTCTTCAAGGCTCCCGATCAGCCTGCCGATAGCGGAAAAGGATATACTCTTGCACAGAAAATGATCGGTAAGGCATGTGGTCTTCCCGGTGTACGTCCTGGTATGTATGTCGAGCCTGAGACGCTTACCGTCGGCTCGCAGGATACCACAGGCGCTATGACACGCGATGAGATCAAGGAACTCGCAGCCCTGAGCTTCGGTGCAGATCTCGTCATGCAGAGCTTCTGCCATACTGCGGCATATCCCAAGCCATCTGATGTCAAGATGCACCAGACTCTGCCGTATTTTATTATGAGCCGTGGCGGTGTTGCACTGCGTCCCGGAGATGGTGTAATTCATACATGGTTAAACAGGATGGTGCTGCCCGATACGCTCGGAACCGGAGCAGATTCCCATACCCGTTTCCCGATCGGCATCTCGTTCCCCGGAGGTTCCGGACTTGTCGCTTTTGCCGGTGTGACAGGGTCGATGCCTCTCAACGTTCCTGAGTCTGTTCTTGTTCGTTTCAAGGGAGAACGCCGTGAGGGTATAACGCTTCGTGATCTTGTCAACGCTATTCCGTATCAGGCTATAGGAAAGGGGCTTTTGACGGTCGAGAAAAAAGGCAAGAAAAATATTTTTGCCGGCAGGATTCTTGAAATTGAAGGTCTGCCGGATCTGAAGGTTGAACAGGCTTTTGAACTTAGTGATGCTTCCGCTGAACGAAGTGCGGCGGCATGTACCGTCAGGCTCGACAAAGAACCGGTTATTGAGTATCTCAACTCCAATATCAAGCTGCTCGAACAGATGATCGACAACGGATACGGTGACCCTGACACGCTTCGTCGGAGAATCGGTAAGATGCAGGAGTGGCTTCTAAATCCGACGTTGATGGAGCCCGATACAGATGCCGAATACGCAGCTGTTATCGAGATCGATATGAGCCAGATCCAGGAGCCGATTCTCGCCTGCCCGAATGATCCTGATGATGTCGCGACACTTTCGGAGGTTCTTGCCGATGAGAAGAGGCCCAAGAATGTCGATGAGGTGTTTGTCGGAAGCTGCATGACCAATATCGGTCACTTCCGTGCGCTTGGAGAGGTCCTCAAGGGAAAAGGACAGGCTGCAGCGAGATTGTGGGTTGTTCCGCCGACCAAGATGGATATGAAAATGCTCATCGAGGAAGGCTATTACTCAATCTATGGCGCAGCTGGAGCCAGGACCGAAATTCCAGGCTGTTCTCTTTGTATGGGCAACCAGGCCCGCGTTGCAGACAATGCCGTGGTTTTTTCGACCAGTACGAGAAACTTCGATAACCGTATGGGCAAAGACGCTCAGGTCTATCTGGGTTCAGCTGAGCTTGCCGCTGTCTGCGCACTGCTCGGACATCTTCCCGAAAAGGACGAATACTTCGATATCGTCAGCTCGACGCTTGCAAAAGGACAGGAGGATATTTACCGCTACCTCAATTTCCATGAGGTGAGCGGGGAGCAGCTTCAGGTTCTCGTCGACTGATCGTGATTTTTTTACGATAGTCTTTACTGTTTTTCTGGCGGAATATGAAGAATATTTTACATATTCCGCCTGTCAGTGAGCTTTTGAAAAATCACTGTTTTTCTTTAATATAGTGTAGCTGTAGATGCTGCAGGATATAGTTAACTAACCTATCAAATCGGAATTTTATCATGAAAAAGCTTTTCATTTTCCTTTTTCTCGCCAGCTCTGTCTCCTTCATCGGCTGTACCCCAAAAGCTGAGCAGGCAAACGAAGAGGCAGTCCAGCAGGAGGCCGTAGAGGCAACTGAAGAAGCTGCTGAAGCAACAGAAGAAGCTGCTGCAGTTACCGAGGAAGCTGCTGAAGCAGTAACAGAAGAGGCTGCTGAG
Coding sequences:
- the acnB gene encoding bifunctional aconitate hydratase 2/2-methylisocitrate dehydratase; this encodes MGLVSEYRLHTEERAGSGIPPLPLTAAQARELIELLKQDQVAEQEYLLELFCEHISPGVDDAAFEKAAFLDQIVKGETSCSAIAPVEAVNILGTMLGGYNVKPLVDALSSEDAAIASAAAEMLKKTLLVYESFEAVAKLSSSNSYAKEVMESWAAAEWFTSRPAIAEKMTLTVFKVPGETNTDDLSPASEAFTRSDIPLHALSMLGSKMDDPIGTIESLKEHGHPIAFVGDVVGTGSSRKSGINSVQWHIGENIPAVPNKRTGGVVIGGIIAPIFFNTAEDSGALPIQADVNAMETGDVIDLYPYEGKIEKNGEVIAEFTLEPNTLADEVRAGGRIPLIIGRTLTRQAREALGLGEADVFKAPDQPADSGKGYTLAQKMIGKACGLPGVRPGMYVEPETLTVGSQDTTGAMTRDEIKELAALSFGADLVMQSFCHTAAYPKPSDVKMHQTLPYFIMSRGGVALRPGDGVIHTWLNRMVLPDTLGTGADSHTRFPIGISFPGGSGLVAFAGVTGSMPLNVPESVLVRFKGERREGITLRDLVNAIPYQAIGKGLLTVEKKGKKNIFAGRILEIEGLPDLKVEQAFELSDASAERSAAACTVRLDKEPVIEYLNSNIKLLEQMIDNGYGDPDTLRRRIGKMQEWLLNPTLMEPDTDAEYAAVIEIDMSQIQEPILACPNDPDDVATLSEVLADEKRPKNVDEVFVGSCMTNIGHFRALGEVLKGKGQAAARLWVVPPTKMDMKMLIEEGYYSIYGAAGARTEIPGCSLCMGNQARVADNAVVFSTSTRNFDNRMGKDAQVYLGSAELAAVCALLGHLPEKDEYFDIVSSTLAKGQEDIYRYLNFHEVSGEQLQVLVD